The Streptomyces vinaceus genome contains the following window.
GTCGTGGCGCAGCGGACGCGCGGTGCGCCCCAGCCGGTGGGGCACCTCCAGCAGCCGGTCCAGCCCGAGCGTGCGGCGGTTGACGTGGCCGAAGGTCATCGGGAGGGTGCCGGGCACGATCACCTTGGCGCAGTGCAGCCCCAGACGGTCCCGGATCCCGGGCTCGTCCTGCGTCACGACGACCACCTCCAGCCCCTCGGCGGCCAGCCGGGCGACCGTCCGCGCCAGTAGCCGGGTGAGGTCGGCCACCGGCGCGGGCGCACCCGGCCACCGTTCCTGCCAGGGGAGCTCCGGGACGTCGCCGAGCAGGAACTCCAGCCGGTGCTGTGCCTCCGGCAGGGTGTTGAGCCCCACGTGGTCGTCGAGGCCGACCACCAGCTCGGGTTGCCCCAGCATGGGGCGCAGCCGCTCCGGATCGCGCGCCCCGCCCGGACCGGCCGGACGGTGCACCGCGTCCTGGACGTTGGTGACCACTTCCGCCACCGCCGAGCGGATCGCGGCGCGCGGATCGTGATGGGCCCCGGCGGCCAGGAAGGTGCGGGGAGCGTCGGGGTGAGCACCCTCGTAGTGGCAGAGCGAGACCACCGCCGGGATGCCGAGGTCGTTGGTGGCGTCCAGCAGGCGCAGCCGGTAGCCGAGCAGCGCGGCGCGCGAGGCCAGGGCGGTCACCAGCGGGTCGTCGCCGGGCAGGGCGATGCCCGGCAGCGGCGTGCGCGCGTACCAGGCCATCAGGAACGCGTCCCGTTCCGCCACCTCGAACAGCCCGTAGAGCGCGGCCTCCTGGGGGCTGTTCCCGAGCCCGCAGCCGTTCGACGATTCGTAGACGACCCGGGTCCGGCCGGGCCCTTGGGCGAGGTCCCAGTACGCCACGTGCTCGGGCACCGCCCGGGCCCGGCCTTCGGTCAGCGACCAGCCGTGCACCCAGTCCAGTTCCAGGTCCGCGTCGTACGGGACGGTCAGGGAGGCGGGGTGCCCCCGGTGGGCCGGGTCGGGCAGACCGAGCCGGGTGGGATCCACGGCGGCCTGTGGACCCAGCTCGGCGAAGGAGGCGCGCAGGACGGTACGGCG
Protein-coding sequences here:
- a CDS encoding TOMM precursor leader peptide-binding protein, with amino-acid sequence MSGTTMTTHGTADGATVPAGAAGAVPVLDPAAALETTAGAAIVHLTSWTLELAERLSRHARSRPVRLVPVREDGALTVIGPVLEPSARACLSCVEYRRLATAGGRVPWQSPRLALGGTGTPAMAEAALLLAAALLELGQTAEPETGAGTGEPETGAETAAPPATVHIVQGHRATWSTHRVRPVGGCPVCRPLPADSPAAAGFPDTPLPLADPSVLRGPNARTEADRLRDELFDERFGPVRRLFRTEDSAFALTTAWVTDGRLVDDGGYGRSADFRSSERVALFEAVERLAGMRPLGRRTVLRASFAELGPQAAVDPTRLGLPDPAHRGHPASLTVPYDADLELDWVHGWSLTEGRARAVPEHVAYWDLAQGPGRTRVVYESSNGCGLGNSPQEAALYGLFEVAERDAFLMAWYARTPLPGIALPGDDPLVTALASRAALLGYRLRLLDATNDLGIPAVVSLCHYEGAHPDAPRTFLAAGAHHDPRAAIRSAVAEVVTNVQDAVHRPAGPGGARDPERLRPMLGQPELVVGLDDHVGLNTLPEAQHRLEFLLGDVPELPWQERWPGAPAPVADLTRLLARTVARLAAEGLEVVVVTQDEPGIRDRLGLHCAKVIVPGTLPMTFGHVNRRTLGLDRLLEVPHRLGRTARPLRHDELPLHPHPFP